Proteins found in one Gigantopelta aegis isolate Gae_Host chromosome 12, Gae_host_genome, whole genome shotgun sequence genomic segment:
- the LOC121386732 gene encoding ryncolin-4-like, whose translation METPTLFCFILMYLGFICTITATTTCSVSSVYERLFINSMASETPSLKKNDVLQMECVTFCHRRYGVDCKTVFYDTQNKSCSIYNSSFTCVTPRHQSSSTGFVQVRNPPRPMDECYLWPPTEGVYPLNVSKLLPAVNGYFDSDGWLVMQRRMNGSENFNRTWIEYEDGFGDLQNEFWLGNKYVHLLTNQKQYEVKFSVLDSNGTRGTIHFEHFSISDAADKYRLTLVGRTTSNTTDFMSYHRGQPFSTEDQDNDNFVTKHCAQSFGCGWWFVRCAFGPLNAKYGVYGIYTNWPFFTRRLKQTEIKIRPRRL comes from the exons ATGGAGACCCCGACGTTGTTCTGTTTTATTCTAATGTACTTGGGTTTTATTTGCACGATAACAGCAACCACGACGTGTTCTGTCTCGTCTGTTTATGAAAGACTTTTCATTAATTCCATGGCTTCCGAAACCCCTTCGCTTAAGAAAAATGACGTTCTGCAAATGGAATGTGTGACGTTTTGTCACAGACGTTACGGTGTTGACTGCAAGACGGTTTTTTATGACACACAGAACAAGTCGTGTTCCATCTACAATTCCTCGTTCACGTGTGTCACGCCACGGCACCAATCTAGTTCTACTGGGTTTG TGCAAGTCAGGAATCCACCAAGACCTATGGACGAATGTTACCTCTGGCCACCAACAGAAGGAGTCTATCCTCTAAACGTATCTAAACTACTGCCTGCAGTGAATGGATATTTCGACAGCGATGGCTGGTTG GTGATGCAAAGACGTATGAACGGATCAGAAAATTTCAACAGAACATGGATCGAGTATGAAGATGGATTTGGAGACTTACAAAACGAATTTTGGCTAG GAAACAAGTACGTGCACTTGCTGACGAACCAGAAACAATACGAGGTCAAGTTTAGTGTGTTGGATTCTAATGGGACAAGAGGAACGATCCACTTTGAACATTTCTCGATATCAGATGCAGCAGACAAATATAGACTCACACTTGTAGGTCGAACTACCAGCAACACTA CTGACTTCATGTCTTACCACAGAGGTCAACCGTTCAGCACCGAAGACCAGGATAACGACAACTTCGTCACCAAGCACTGTGCCCAATCTTTTGGATGTGGTTGGTGGTTTGTGAGATGTGCCTTTGGTCCACTAAATGCTAAGTATGGAGTCTACGGAATTTACACGAATTGGCCTTTCTTCACACGACGATTAAAACAGACTGAGATCAAAATCAGACCAAGACGTTTGTGA